The following proteins are encoded in a genomic region of Actinomycetes bacterium:
- the glnA gene encoding type I glutamate--ammonia ligase — MSKRPEFNNADDALRYIKDEDVKFVDVRFCDLPGVMQHFNVPVESVDEALFTDGQMFDGSSIRGFQQIHESDMKLIPDPATAYVDPFRAEKTLVMNFSIRDPFTDEPYSRDPRQVAAKAEAYLKSSGIADTAFFGPEAEFYVFDDVRFETKTNAGYYHIDSIEGQWNTGREEEGGNKGYKTRYKGGYFPVPPVDHYADLRDQMSRTLTDVGIQVERAHHEVGTAGQAEINYKFNTLLRAADEVMLFKYIIKNVAWNAGKTATFMPKPLFGDNGSGMHSHQSLWRDGSPLFYDELGYAGLSDTARWYIGGLLKHAPAVLAFTNPTVNSFHRLVPGFEAPVKLVYSQRNRSACIRIPITGSNPKAKRIEFRVPDPSSNPYLAFSAMLMAGLDGIKNKIEPVSPVDKDLYELPPDEAADIKEVPSSLEGVLSALEDDHDFLGEGNVFTPDLIETWIDYKRTNEIDPMRLRPHPHEFEMYYDI; from the coding sequence ATGTCAAAGCGCCCGGAGTTCAACAATGCGGACGACGCGCTGCGGTACATCAAGGATGAGGACGTCAAGTTCGTTGACGTGCGATTCTGCGATCTGCCAGGCGTCATGCAGCACTTCAACGTTCCGGTCGAGAGCGTGGATGAGGCGCTGTTCACCGACGGTCAGATGTTCGACGGCTCATCTATTCGTGGCTTCCAGCAGATCCACGAGTCAGATATGAAGCTGATTCCGGACCCGGCCACCGCCTACGTCGACCCGTTCCGTGCGGAAAAGACGTTGGTGATGAACTTCTCCATCCGTGACCCGTTCACCGACGAGCCCTACAGCCGCGACCCTCGTCAGGTGGCCGCAAAGGCCGAGGCGTACCTCAAATCCAGTGGGATCGCTGACACGGCCTTCTTCGGCCCCGAAGCCGAGTTCTACGTCTTCGACGACGTTCGTTTCGAGACCAAGACCAACGCTGGCTACTACCACATCGATTCGATCGAGGGTCAGTGGAACACCGGTCGTGAAGAAGAGGGCGGCAACAAGGGCTACAAGACCCGCTATAAGGGTGGCTACTTCCCGGTGCCGCCGGTTGACCACTACGCAGATCTGCGTGACCAGATGTCGCGCACGTTGACTGATGTCGGCATCCAGGTGGAGCGTGCTCACCACGAGGTGGGTACCGCTGGTCAGGCGGAGATCAACTACAAGTTCAACACCCTGCTGCGCGCGGCCGACGAGGTGATGCTCTTCAAGTACATCATCAAGAACGTTGCCTGGAATGCTGGCAAGACTGCGACCTTCATGCCGAAGCCGCTGTTCGGCGACAACGGTTCCGGTATGCACAGCCACCAGTCGCTGTGGAGAGACGGTTCTCCGCTGTTCTACGACGAGCTCGGTTATGCCGGCCTGTCTGATACGGCCCGCTGGTACATCGGTGGCCTGCTCAAGCACGCTCCGGCAGTGTTGGCATTCACCAACCCGACGGTGAACTCCTTCCATCGTTTGGTGCCGGGCTTCGAAGCGCCGGTGAAGTTGGTGTACTCGCAGCGCAACCGTTCCGCCTGCATCCGGATCCCGATCACGGGCTCCAACCCGAAGGCGAAACGGATCGAGTTCCGCGTGCCCGACCCATCCAGCAACCCGTACCTCGCGTTCTCCGCGATGTTGATGGCTGGCCTTGACGGCATCAAAAACAAGATCGAGCCAGTGAGCCCGGTCGATAAGGATCTCTACGAGTTGCCGCCGGACGAGGCTGCTGACATCAAGGAGGTGCCGTCGTCGCTGGAGGGTGTGCTCAGCGCGCTCGAGGATGACCACGACTTCCTAGGTGAGGGCAATGTGTTCACCCCGGACTTGATCGAGACCTGGATCGATTACAAGCGAACCAACGAGATCGACCCGATGCGGCTGCGCCCGCATCCGCACGAGTTTGAGATGTACTACGACATCTAA
- a CDS encoding RDD family protein gives MTPGQSPELLAEPQDYRGQRLGLPQEGPGSIAPFGRRLAALMVDWFASLLVASVVAGLIGDPDFGLLTLGIFFVQITLLQFLTGSSFGQRLLSLAVIRTDNRPPGLLSLLLRSALICLVIPPVVWDQDTRGLHDKAAKTVCVRR, from the coding sequence ATGACTCCGGGGCAGTCCCCCGAGTTGCTCGCCGAACCGCAGGACTATCGAGGTCAACGGCTCGGGCTGCCGCAGGAGGGTCCAGGGTCGATCGCGCCGTTCGGTCGTCGGCTGGCGGCTTTGATGGTCGATTGGTTCGCCTCACTGTTGGTTGCCAGTGTGGTGGCCGGGCTCATCGGTGATCCCGATTTTGGTCTACTCACCCTCGGAATCTTCTTCGTGCAGATCACCCTGCTGCAGTTCCTCACCGGGTCCTCATTTGGTCAGCGTCTGCTGTCTTTGGCGGTCATCCGCACTGACAATCGGCCCCCGGGTCTGTTGAGTTTGCTACTGCGCTCGGCCCTTATTTGCCTCGTTATTCCGCCAGTGGTCTGGGACCAAGACACTCGCGGTCTCCACGACAAGGCGGCAAAGACTGTGTGCGTTCGCCGCTGA
- a CDS encoding bifunctional [glutamine synthetase] adenylyltransferase/[glutamine synthetase]-adenylyl-L-tyrosine phosphorylase, whose product MGGVSPTGDPVRVGPLSAAAVSDARRSTESAQLARLGFQDPDRAIDLISAAPAAAQISTETATALAEAADPDSALLSLTRIADAAEAAGMLSDFGDALLSDEEIRRGVAGVLGASQALADHLVRHPEDWQLLGPRARISRNEVINNLLTAVGADPADGAPTATLPYAEALIELRLAYRRQLLAIARRDLVAAEDYAHTVADLSDVADAALAAALAISRAQVGPVAKECRIAVIAMGKCGAQELNYVSDVDVIFVVESTSDDDAAAVRVGTELASGLMKACSAETAEGALWEVDAGLRPEGKAGALVRTLPSHIGYYERWADTWEFQALLKARAAAGDAELGQRYEQETAPFVWQAAGRPNFVEDVQAMRRRVEESLRGKAAERQLKLGAGGLRDVEFSVQLLQMVHGREDALVRSPGTINALEALSNYGYVGRSDAGGLARAYRFLRTLEHRLQLWRLRRVHVVPDDPGELRRVARSLGFRVDPEAEFDTAWRNEQLEVRRLHEKLFYRPLLQAVARLDPGEARLSPEQAGERLTALGFTDPQAALGHLMALTSGVSRRAAIQRTLLPVLLSWFADKPDPDMALLSFRRVSDALGATPWYLRLLRDESVAAERLAELLGSSRYTADLLIRTPEAVALLGSEDDLAARDRAALESAALSAVNRREEADSAMTALRSFRRRELLRISVSDVLQLADIEQVGSELSDLAGATLSGALQAAVLGVAAGEKLGIRFLVMGMGRLGGGEMSYASDADAMLVYDALPGTDAATAERQSRALAGEFRRLLALPSSYAELALDTDLRPEGRNGPMVRSLESYAAYYDKWSSPWEAQALLRARPMAGDTALGVAFTEIIDPLRFPADGLADEHLREMRRLKARMESERLPRGTDPSRHVKLGPGGLSDVEWTAQLLQLQHGAGHPELRDTRTLPVLRAAGASGLIGSEDEQVLLESWQLASRIRNAIMQATGRPADVLPQDERSLAIVAHLLGYRPGAARQLLEDYRRVTRRSRRVMERIFYDGG is encoded by the coding sequence ATGGGCGGCGTATCGCCAACAGGTGACCCAGTTCGAGTTGGACCGCTATCTGCCGCTGCTGTGAGCGACGCACGACGCAGCACCGAGTCGGCCCAACTCGCCCGACTCGGATTTCAGGATCCCGATCGCGCCATTGACCTGATTTCAGCGGCTCCTGCTGCCGCGCAGATCAGCACCGAGACCGCGACCGCGCTAGCTGAGGCGGCCGATCCAGATTCCGCACTCCTGTCACTGACCCGGATCGCCGATGCCGCAGAGGCTGCCGGAATGCTGTCAGATTTCGGCGATGCGCTGCTGTCTGATGAGGAAATCCGGCGTGGGGTTGCCGGTGTACTGGGCGCATCGCAGGCTTTGGCCGACCACCTCGTGCGGCATCCCGAGGACTGGCAGTTGCTGGGTCCGCGCGCCAGGATCTCTCGCAATGAGGTCATCAACAATCTGCTGACTGCGGTCGGCGCTGACCCGGCCGATGGGGCGCCTACCGCAACGCTGCCGTACGCGGAGGCCCTCATCGAACTGCGGCTCGCGTATCGGCGGCAACTGCTGGCCATCGCACGCCGGGACCTGGTGGCAGCGGAGGACTACGCTCATACCGTTGCGGACTTGAGTGATGTAGCTGATGCGGCACTAGCGGCGGCGCTAGCAATCTCGCGGGCCCAAGTGGGACCGGTCGCCAAGGAATGTCGCATTGCTGTCATCGCCATGGGTAAGTGTGGCGCGCAAGAACTGAATTATGTGTCGGATGTCGACGTGATTTTTGTAGTGGAATCCACCAGCGACGACGATGCGGCTGCGGTGCGGGTCGGCACCGAACTTGCTAGCGGTTTGATGAAGGCGTGCAGCGCCGAAACCGCCGAGGGTGCGCTGTGGGAAGTGGATGCTGGCCTGCGACCGGAAGGCAAAGCTGGGGCGTTGGTGCGCACGCTGCCCAGTCATATTGGCTACTACGAACGGTGGGCGGACACCTGGGAGTTTCAGGCACTGCTTAAGGCCCGAGCGGCCGCCGGTGATGCTGAACTGGGACAGCGTTACGAGCAGGAGACGGCCCCATTCGTATGGCAGGCGGCTGGCCGACCGAACTTTGTTGAGGACGTGCAGGCGATGCGTCGCCGGGTGGAGGAATCACTTCGGGGCAAAGCCGCGGAACGGCAGTTGAAGCTCGGGGCTGGGGGACTGCGTGACGTCGAATTCTCGGTGCAACTACTGCAAATGGTGCACGGTCGCGAAGACGCGCTGGTGCGCAGCCCTGGAACCATCAACGCGCTGGAGGCACTGTCGAACTACGGCTACGTGGGGCGATCGGATGCTGGCGGACTGGCGCGTGCCTATCGATTCCTGCGCACATTGGAGCACAGACTGCAGTTATGGCGGCTGCGCCGGGTGCACGTGGTCCCCGACGATCCTGGTGAACTGCGGCGAGTAGCCCGTTCCTTAGGTTTTCGGGTGGATCCAGAAGCAGAGTTCGACACCGCCTGGCGAAATGAGCAACTTGAGGTTCGCCGACTGCACGAGAAGCTGTTCTATCGGCCATTGCTGCAGGCAGTGGCCCGGTTGGATCCGGGGGAGGCTCGACTCTCGCCGGAACAAGCAGGTGAGCGGCTTACGGCGCTGGGTTTCACTGATCCGCAGGCCGCGTTAGGACACCTGATGGCGTTGACCTCGGGAGTGAGTCGCCGCGCGGCCATTCAACGGACGTTGCTGCCGGTACTGCTGAGTTGGTTCGCAGACAAACCCGACCCGGATATGGCCTTGTTGAGTTTCCGCCGCGTCAGTGACGCGTTGGGAGCGACCCCCTGGTATCTGCGGCTATTGCGGGACGAATCGGTAGCGGCAGAGCGACTCGCAGAACTGCTGGGCTCCAGTCGCTACACCGCCGACCTACTTATCCGTACCCCCGAGGCGGTCGCGCTGTTGGGCTCCGAGGACGACCTAGCTGCCAGAGATCGGGCTGCATTGGAGTCGGCGGCGCTGTCGGCAGTGAATCGTCGCGAGGAAGCTGATTCCGCCATGACCGCGCTACGTTCCTTTCGGCGCCGCGAGCTGCTGCGGATCTCCGTCAGTGATGTGTTGCAGTTAGCAGACATCGAACAGGTCGGTAGCGAGTTGTCGGACCTGGCTGGTGCCACGTTGTCCGGCGCTCTGCAAGCCGCGGTACTGGGCGTGGCTGCCGGTGAGAAGCTGGGCATCCGCTTCCTCGTGATGGGGATGGGACGCCTCGGCGGTGGTGAAATGTCGTATGCCTCTGACGCCGACGCCATGCTGGTGTACGACGCACTCCCCGGCACGGACGCGGCCACGGCTGAGAGACAGAGCCGGGCCTTAGCCGGGGAATTTCGCCGGCTACTCGCGCTGCCGTCCTCCTATGCAGAGTTGGCGCTAGACACCGATTTGCGGCCGGAAGGTCGCAACGGGCCGATGGTGCGGTCGTTGGAGTCCTATGCCGCCTACTACGACAAGTGGTCGTCCCCGTGGGAGGCGCAAGCTTTGCTCCGTGCCAGGCCCATGGCTGGAGACACCGCTCTCGGGGTCGCTTTCACCGAAATTATTGATCCGCTGCGTTTCCCAGCGGACGGTCTTGCCGATGAGCACCTGCGGGAGATGCGGCGACTTAAGGCGCGAATGGAATCAGAGCGGTTGCCGCGGGGAACTGATCCTTCTCGGCACGTGAAACTGGGACCCGGTGGGCTGTCTGATGTGGAGTGGACCGCACAGCTGCTGCAACTGCAGCATGGAGCTGGCCATCCGGAACTGCGTGACACACGGACACTGCCTGTGCTTCGGGCGGCGGGTGCTAGCGGTCTGATCGGCAGCGAGGACGAGCAAGTGCTGCTGGAATCCTGGCAACTAGCCAGTCGGATTCGTAACGCGATTATGCAGGCCACTGGTCGACCGGCAGACGTGCTGCCGCAGGACGAACGCTCACTGGCTATTGTGGCGCATTTGCTGGGCTACCGACCGGGAGCTGCCCGGCAGTTGCTGGAGGACTATCGCCGGGTCACCCGCAGGAGTCGCCGGGTGATGGAGCGAATCTTTTACGACGGGGGCTAG